Part of the Triticum aestivum cultivar Chinese Spring chromosome 4D, IWGSC CS RefSeq v2.1, whole genome shotgun sequence genome is shown below.
CAAAAAGGACGACGACGACTACATTGCTAGTCTCATGACCATGGGGTTCCAGCCATGTCGACGCCCACACTTCCTGCGCCACCATCGCCAGCTTACTGGGTCTATGTCACAACAGTCCTCAAAGAGCTCCTTTGTGCAAGGCTGCTCAAGATGTTAGGACGAACACATGAAAGCAGGATTTATTCCTTCAGTGAAAAGGAAGTTGATTTTTGAATGACATGATACCTAACAAATAACCCAAGTAAATCCTCCTCTTACCGAGATGGCACCAAATAATTAGCGAACGTAATTATTCAGCACATATATCATATCATGTGGTACGCCAGCAGATGGAAGCCCACAGGTTACACAACCTAAGGAGGAGCAAACTAATTATTCACCACATATATCATCAGGTATTCAAATGACCGAAGACCCAAAGTAATTTATCAGACCAAATGTTGCTTAAGAATAGAACTCAGACAATAAACAGACCAAATGTTGCTTTAGAGTCGAGATATCGAGCCATACAATGACCTGTAGCTTCCAGTTTTGATGTCAACTATGCCAATAAAAGTGGCATCATCGTctaatagtagtagatgatgaAGCATTACAATCTTTACTAAATTTTGGGGTCCTAAAGACCTTCTTTAGCACAAAATTATAGCCCACATATAAGATTCACCTAAATGGTCCAGAAGAAAGAAACAAGAATGAATTAGAAGTGTTTTGACTTAATACTTGGGCTCTCACTTCTATCTTCTCACCTAAAAGGACATCAGACAAGCACCTGCAGTATACTTACACAAAGGAAAAAAAAAAAGGAAACTGTAGACCACTGTGGGACTTATTATTGTCATCGACCACTGTGTTATTTAAAGTTGGACCAATAGTCAGATAATACAAATATATGCAAACAGATTGTTCCACCAAGCGATAAGGGACAAGATAGCAACCTTTTTGTTTTCCTTTATCGCTTTGTTGGCACGAGGATTGTAACATTTGGGCGCAAGACCTGATTATTTCTCCCCAAAACAGAAGAGTATGAGGTTAGCCAAATGAATTAAAAGCTCAAAACACAAAAGCCAATAGGAATGTTATATGTAATCTAACAAGAATACTATTCTTTGCCAAAAGACAACATGATAATTTGTTTTAACCCAACAACATCTATGATAAATTTAGAACAATTTATATTTAGATCTGAAATTGCACATATGATAAATTTGATCATCATCAAGTAACAATATGAATAAAACAAATGATATGCACATGTATGGTAGCCAAAAACTACAAATCAGAACATAGTAGTATACAGAAGTGATCAAGTATGAAATTTTCACAGCATTTCCATAGAACCTAACACAATAATTTTCACAGCATGGCTTCACAACTTCCAGTCAATAGTGGGAAAAGAAAATACGTTCACAGCAATATGCACAAAACAGGTCAGTATGTAGCATGATGCACTCCTTATAAATCTCTAGCACAATCACCAATCTCTAAATGAGTGCACATACTGAATATTCAACCTAACTCAACCAGTATTTCCTGACCTTGTgattactcagtttcacacctaaATCCAAGGGTTTCTCCTGGAGACTTCTAATTTCTGAGCTTGATGAGTATCTTTTGGACCTGCCATGTGGATCGTCATTTTAAAAATCAGTGATTTGGTGAGAAAAAAATTCCAACTGTAGTTGGAGCTGCCACTGAGTATTTATGTGCATATTTAGTACCAATGCATATTTACTATTTGGTTAACTTAAGCAACTATACTTCAAGATTTCAATTGTAATCAATATCGCAATACAAGTATAATGTGGTACTACAAAAGTATAAGATCAAGTGACAAGAATGTGGCTATCTGTGGTCCAGCAATCTATGCCAATAGATGAATAAAAAATCAAACTGCTATAATATTCACTAATTATCAGTGCTAGCATTTATTGTGTAAAAATCATATTAGAATAGAAGTAGGCTAGCATAGCACTCGAAGCATAGTAAACCATTCCTCTAGTATTATTGGGAAAAGGTACTGGTGCTTGATCTCCTAATCAGATCAGTCATTTCTGTCATTGCACATATCTGCAATTGCACAAGTAATAAGATCCACCCATACCTTGGTCCTTCACGAAGTAGAACAGAAGACGAAGTCCTCACAATCCATTCAATCTGAAGATTGGCGTGACCAGCGTTTGGCTTCTTTGGGTGCAGCAGCGAGAGTCCCATTTGCTTTATATTGGTCTTCAATAGTAGTTTCTAGACAGCTCCACCTTGGCATGCGGATTCGAACCCAGAGTGATAGAAAATTTGATATATATGGGCCTGCAAGGATGGTTTCTAGACAGTTTCGCCTGGGCGCGCGGGTTTGGCAGAAAATTTAAATTTGGGAGGCGGCATGGGTGGACAGGATGACAGTAGCCAAGAATAGCGCGCCGGTGGGGAAGGGCAAGGAGTAGTATgtgacggcgccgccgccgctgtgaATGAGCAGCTCGTAGCCGGCGGCGTACTTGGGGCAGTCAGCGTTGGAGGAGAGGGTGGAGAGGGCGGATGAGACatcgaggagggggaggtggtggcgatgATGGGCGGAGGTCGGTGGGAACACTGCGGCAGAGGAAGAGGCAGAAGATGCGTCGGTGGCGGACCTACGGCGGCCAGCGGCGGAGGAGACGGGTGAGCAGGCGGAGGAGACGGCAAGGGGGGAGAGGTGGCAGTGATGGTCTACGCTAAGCCtgcagcagcagaggaggaggcagTATAGGCCTCGTTAGACGGACGGCGGCGTCGGCCTGCTTGCCGAGGTTGGCATCGGATGAGACGGGGAAAGGGGCGGAGCCACGGGGGAGACGGCGAGGAGGATGGTTCGCCGCGGCGGTGAGAGGTTGGACTGGTAGAAGGCATAAGGCCGGGGAGTTGGCTGGGGTTGAACGGCGTCGACAACTGCCACATCGCCGGATCGATTCCAGCGCTGCCGGCGGCGGTTCGTACGGCGCCTCCCGTTCTGGAGAGGAGATGGTGGATAAGGTCGatagtttctttttttttttgacccGGTGGGGGTGGGGCAGAGAGTCGAACAAGAGAGATAGGCTGAGAGGGCTTATCTACAAATGTGTAATGCATCAggcgtttttttttgcaaaatttacCACAGATTACTTGCAATGCGTTGGATGTAGATCTGATGGTTGAAATTGAAGcaaggcaggcacaccatcatcaccaactcgtatttttataggagtagagataaaccACAAGGGAGAAGTATACTGTTACATGCGAACTTGCATTTTTTTCAGTATTAAAACATATAATTGCAGTTTTTTAGCATGCTTTCATCTTTCATGAGCCAGTATTTTGTTTAATCTGTAATCACTAAATCACTATTAGATTGAAGTAGTCATTCGGTACCTTCAGACCTGCCGTTTATCCCATTCACTGCACACAGGCCCAGTAGCACTACAAACCTGCTAGTAAACATAACGCTCAATCAATGAACTTGTGACCTGAAAGGCTGAAACATTAAAGCATAGAGAGAAATAGCAATTCCAGGCAAGCAATACGAATATAACACACAATGGGCACAGGTTCGTGTTAGTTAGAAGAGTTTCAGAGGCAATGAAATTGGTTACCATATTTGCTACCGGTAAAAAATATGGCCCATGCAATGCAATTGAATTGGCATGTGACATACCCCGGCCAGAAGCAAAAGGAATTAGAAGATGCCAAGTGAAGAGATACATTTACTTAGAAAGTTAGAGATGAGTTTGTTAGGAAAGAAGATATCCTATTTTTGGTGGTCGGGACGAGTCTTCCATATAAAAGGAACATCATGTACTCTGCTAAAAATAAGCAATGAAATAATCAAAAATTCTTTAAGCCCCTCTTCCACGTCTGGGACAAGCCCTGCAGTGAGGCTGTTGAGGGACATCCCCGGTCCATGGACCTTTACCCTGCCCATATTATCTTGTTGTGAATCAAGGTCCATAAAATGCTGGTCTTCATTATCCATGACAAAAGTTGTAATACACTGCGACTAAAACATCCAATTTACACATACATGAGGATGATATCATATCATCGTTAGTCTTCTAGGGTTTACTTCCAATCTCGGACCTTCATCTTCCTTACCATCGTCACACAAATCCATCAGGCCATGACAAAGAGATCAGATGGTTCATGTGAACGGCCAAAGCTCAACACCAAACTCTGGAGACTGAACAGCCACTGTAGTGGCCAGCTGCATCAAACAATAAAACGAGTATGCAACTAGTTCAAATTTACTGGATCATGTATAGTAGGCTAGTAGACAACGCACAACCCTAAATATATATTTACCTTATACAGTTGGGTACAAGAAAAGGGGAAAAAATGCAGACATTATCTGAAATACTTCAAGCAGTCCGATAGATATGACGAGTCAAAATGCATCTTTCAGCTTGAGAGCATAAACCACACCACAAACAGTATTAATACCATATCTACTTATGTTCAAGTGCAGGAAGGAGAAAATTAGTTAACAGTGGGAGCTAGCACCGTCTGCCTCCCATGTTGAGTGAGCCAAGAGGATGCGGCCCTTCCACCCTTGCAGCAGCCAGTGGTGGTCCTCGTCGATGAGAAAGTCCTTGTGGTATTTGTTCTTTACCATGTCCCTAGCCATCTTAACAGTTTCTCTGTCCAGTGGCAGCTGCCTCAGGCCTGCACGTTGGTTTCTGACTTGCCAATGCTTATAGGTCTCACAACGCTCCACCCGGTCCGTTCCCTCATATGCAATGGCATTCAGGACAACCCACCCAAAGATGTTGCGCTCCAGCGCCAGCCGCAGTTTGTTCTCCCTTGGCATGGTTGCATCAAGCATGTCAAACAGTGCAGAGTAAAAGAAGAGGGCCTCGCGGAACCGTGACAAGAAGAAGGTGCCATAGGAACCATTCACGGTGCTTTGGACAAACACGTCCGGTTTCATCTTGCTGATGTTGCCGAGGACAGTATCCCTGGGGTTCGGGCTGCCTATGACGACACTCTCATCCATTAAGGTCCTGAAATTGTACAGGTCATTCACAGCAAGCACCTCATCAGGTTCCAGGTCCAGGTCCAGGTCCTCGATGGAAACGGTCTGCCACTGCGCCAAGATGGCACGGTACTTGAACGACACACCAAGCTCCCGGGCAATGCCAGTCAGCCGATAACCGATCTCCTCCATATGTTTTTCTGGGTGGAATCCAGGCTGTGGGAGGTCAATGTGCGTGATCCTGACCTCTGGCGGGCCACCATCCCTTGCTGCCAGCCTGCGCAGCAGTTCTGACCACTGGAATCCATAACGAAAGCCATAATCAACAATGTGCAACCTGCTCCTCCCCACTGCCGCATTGAAGATGGCACTGTTGGCGAACAAGAAGGATACATTCCTGAAGCAGCACGCTGAAATGAATTCTTGGTAAGCCTCTGAGTGTGCCACAGCAGAGGTGCCCTTAGCCGTAAGCGTCCCATACACTTGGCTGCCTGTGCCAGTGAGCCGTGCCTCCAGCCCCTCAGCGAACCAGTAGGCAAGCCGCTGTGTGGCGTCACCAGTGGGTGAGGcatgctgctggatctccttgAGCAACTCACCTGCCCTCCGGCGGTCATCCATCACCGCCTTGGCACAGTGGATCAGCAGCGTGTGCAGGTCAATCACCCGTGCCTTGCTCTTTCTCCCCTTCTTGTTACTGTTCCCAGTCTCATTGTCCATGGAACTGCACATTTGATTCAAGTCGAACACCTCGCAGGCACCAGCTTCGACCAATCTGTCCGTCCTACTGAAATCAGCCTCCACCTCGTCGCTCCAGTCCTTGCGGCCCCTGCTGCTTTTCTCCTTCGGTTGGTCCTGCTCACCGGTGGCCGTCAGCTCACTGTTTGTGGGCAAGAACTTCTTCGCCTCTTCCATGCCCTTGAGGAAAGCAGTGCTAAAGATGTCAGTGCTGAACTCTCCATTGGCGAGCAACAGCAAGCTGCGGACATCATCAACACCCTTGAACTTCGAGATGCCCGAGCTGGGAGAGTGCATGTCGCTGGCCAAGGCGCCACCTTGGTCTGCCATTAAGGTGGAGGCATGCATGCTGGAAGAGAGGATTTGGGCAAAGGGTCGCTGGGCTTTGAGGAGTGCAGGGTTGTCTTCGTCAatgtcatcctcctcctccatgaGGATACGCGCGATATTGGGGAGTGCCAGGTGATCCTGCATGGCAGAGCGGTTCCTGTCGGGAAGGTCGGGGAAGATATGAGGGACAGCCATGGTGATGACAATGGACAATGGGAATGCGCTTCCTCTAATGAATGGAATGGAATCATGGTAGGTATGATGTTGCTCTGCTAAACTTCTCTCCTTGGTATCACCGAATTGTCTCCAACAATAAAAGGACAAGTAGATGTTTTTCTAATCATATAGGGACGATGTGACCTTCTTGTTCCATTTGCTAGTACAAGGACAttatgccaaaaaaatggcatttAAAAGAATTCTGGGAAAGATCACAACTGGACATGTTTGCACACTATGGCACTTGAAAACCTTTATGTAGTACAGAAGTGATACAATGATGAAGGGCCAAAATAGCAGCTTTATTTGCATGAAAATTGTTTTGAAAGTGCACTTAGTACTCAAACATGGACGTGTGTTCAATTGGGGAAGTACGAGGACTGAACCTAAAAGTGGTTAACAAATGGAGGATTTGTTACCTTTATCCGTTATATGCAGCATGTACACCATGCTTGATCTACACTAGGCACGACGGCATCTAAACTCAAACCACCCCAGATCTTCTATCTTTGACAGCTAAGCCCTCCAACCAATCCTGAATGTAGTAGTCATTTGGTATCTCCAGACCTGATCCGCCTATCGCCTGCACTGCATACACCCTCAGTACCATTAGCACTTTAAACCTGCAAGTAAACATGACACCCATGCTATGAACGTGTCATCTAAAACTTTAAAGCATAGAGGAACAAATAGCAATTGAAGGCAAGTAATAAGAACTTCAGCCCACCAATGGGCACATGTTTATATTAGTTATAAATTACTCAGATTCGTTTAGTGATTGGCCTGCAGCAAGGTAGGCACAGTTACAATATAAAAAAGATAAGCATAGAAAATAGACTACTTAAAACATCTGGTTACCCAAGCAAAGAAGAGCAGTGGCCAACTTGAACTATGAAAACGTCTCTAACTTCTTTTTTTGTTTGAGAATTAGCTGCTAATATTACACTCCTTGTCTAGCAAGTTCATAATACACTCCAGTGGAACATGAAGCCAAGTAATTATTGCAGCTCTCCTTTGCTAATGCATGTGCTACCTCATTAGCCGTACATCGGACCGCCAGCAGCGCATGGTCCTCAGAGTCCTGGAGGCATCCCTTGATTCCTTCAACCAGTGGCCCATATACTGAATGATCTTGGCTCACATATCCCTTGAAAACATCTCAAGTTTGTCGACTTTTGATAACAAATAAATATGCCATCTCGATAAACTATTTACCAGCCAACTGTAGAAGAGCATGGTAGCTTCAGAAGCAACAAACTGGTTACCATGGTGGTCCTGATCATCTATAACTGAAGTTGTAATACATGGTCAACAAAACATCCAATTTACAAACACAGAAGGATGATATCACATCGTGCTTACCTACAAGCTTTTTTACTTCCAATCTTGAATTTCATCTTCCTTGCCAGTATTGCATGAATCCACCAGACTATGACAAAGAGATCAGACAGTTTCCGTGAATATCCAAGGCTCAACATCAAAGTCTGG
Proteins encoded:
- the LOC123096747 gene encoding scarecrow-like protein 9; protein product: MHSPSSGISKFKGVDDVRSLLLLANGEFSTDIFSTAFLKGMEEAKKFLPTNSELTATGEQDQPKEKSSRGRKDWSDEVEADFSRTDRLVEAGACEVFDLNQMCSSMDNETGNSNKKGRKSKARVIDLHTLLIHCAKAVMDDRRRAGELLKEIQQHASPTGDATQRLAYWFAEGLEARLTGTGSQVYGTLTAKGTSAVAHSEAYQEFISACCFRNVSFLFANSAIFNAAVGRSRLHIVDYGFRYGFQWSELLRRLAARDGGPPEVRITHIDLPQPGFHPEKHMEEIGYRLTGIARELGVSFKYRAILAQWQTVSIEDLDLDLEPDEVLAVNDLYNFRTLMDESVVIGSPNPRDTVLGNISKMKPDVFVQSTVNGSYGTFFLSRFREALFFYSALFDMLDATMPRENKLRLALERNIFGWVVLNAIAYEGTDRVERCETYKHWQVRNQRAGLRQLPLDRETVKMARDMVKNKYHKDFLIDEDHHWLLQGWKGRILLAHSTWEADGASSHC